The genomic window GGAACTGAGGAAAGCAATGGCTCATGAAAAGAGCCTCCAACACAGCGTATCCTCCATGCAATGACGGAAACGCACCAAACGGCAGAGGGGCGTTGGTGAAGTTGGTCGTATAGAGGTCGATATTGAATATTTTGTCGACGCGAGCAAGACCAGCGGGGGAACCCTCCATACCATACATGGCTGGGACTAGGCCATGTTCATTCTCGTACCAAGGAGGGGTGCACGGGAACATGAGTTGGATAGTGACGCCAAGTATGCTCATCCAGCCAAAGGTTCGCGCAAACACGGGAGTTGTTCCAGGAGCGGCAAAGATGAACATAAGGAGGGAGCACACCGCAGGAGCCCCAAAGTGAATAATACCATAGGGGAGCCAGGCTAGAATGTCAAGGATGGCGTGCTTGTGAGCGGAGAGGATATTCGACAAATTAGCGCCGTACAAGACATTTTCGAGGGCCGGCAGCACTCGAACCCAAATATGGGGCCTGTAATCGTAAGGGATAAAGCTGCGAGAAGTTCTGGTTAGCATTGCCGGGTTTGATGACAGAGCCCGCAGACGAACACTAGACACCTCTCAAACAAGGCGGAGGGAGAGGGGACGTGGAACGATGCGGGAAACTACATACCGACTGCAGAAAAAATAGACGAGCCAAACCCATATCGTCACAGCTGGCAGAAAGAACTGTCGCGTGGCAGGCATGAGAAAAATCCATGATACAGCTACCAAGGCGAAAAACTTTAGGGCAGGAGCCGGAGGAGCAATCCAAAGGGAGAAGAGGGTCAATCCGATGAGGAAGATGTATTGCAGGTCTGAAGCTCTCCATCTGTGCCTTTGAAGATCACGCAAACCATCCCAGAAGTTGAAAGATGTTCGTAGGACAGTGATGTCTTCTGCGCCAGGGTGCATTGTCTTGGATTTGGATcgggctcgtcgtcggccaacATGGTAGCGGTTGGGGAGGCGGTTTAAAAATGCGATGGTCAGGTTCTCAGTCCAGAGCGACGGCAGAACCGGCTTTCCCGGAACGGAGCCGGGAAGATCCTTCATGATAGGTATATCGACGGAGCTGAAGCCACGATTGCGGTTCGCCGGGGGGTTAAGGGGGGCAGGGAAAAGGTCGGTCGGGGTTCGACGAGACGTTCTCAACGCGAGAGGCGACTGAGATCCGGCGCACCGCAAGACGGAGAGCGCGTTTCGAGGGCGACAAGGTCCCGTCGAGGGCGGATCCAAATATCTGAAGTAAAAAAGATACCCAAATTCTATCTCATAATCCAAAGCTGAGCGGGAACCGGGTCTTCCGAAGGGTCTCGAATAGCCAGTAGACGTCAGGCGTCAGAGACGATGCGGTTTCTCGGCACGTGCCACGATGATGAGGTCGATCGGCGTCGGGGAGGAGTGCGGGACGGTTGGCGACTCGAGGCACGTGTGGGCgaagaaggggaaaggaaaaaggaagaaggagAGTCGTGGGCGGGTGGAAAGAAAGtcagaggaagaagagcatgGAGTAGGAGTAGGAGAGGAGCAACGTAGGTGCGAGAGGAAGCAAAAGAGGCGGACGAGGTACTAAAGAGGGCCAGGCCACGGGAAAGAGGAATGGGAGACAAGCAAGCACGGCTTCACGCAGTCAGTGTTGCGCTACGGAGCAGGCGGGCCAGGTCAAGATCAGGAcgggcgaggcggcctgggggcgtgggacatggaggcttgggcttggccgGCAGGGCGACAGGGCGACAGGCTAACAGGATGGGCAAAGGGTCATGGAGATGGGCACATTAATTGAATCAAATGGCAAACCGTGGCCGAACGGGGGTTTGGGGCCTCTCCGTGCGGCCGAGGACGAACCTTCTTGGCGCCGGGGCGGGCTTCCAAGGAAGACGAGAGCACAAAGCCTGCCAAAGGGCATCACGCCCTGTCTGAGATGGACCAGAGTTCACACCGGCGCATTGTGCTTTGCCGCTACGCTACGGTACGCAGGCACCAGGCGCTGTGCTGTCAATTAACATTTAGTTTTAGCTGCACCTTGGCGTGAGGCCGGCGAAGCGCTATCACGAACACGTCGAGTGATGACTTGTAGAGTTCAGTCTTCGAATGTTGGTCAGCGGTGAGCCTGGTTGTGGATGTCACCCAGAGGTGCAGCATGATTCAGTGGGCGTTTGGGTGCTTTGGCAGACTACAGGCGGCTGTGAAGATTGTGTGTTAGAGATCCAAATGCACTGCGGTGTCGGTGAGCTCCTGCCAAACCGCAACTCGACATGTGTCGTGTGCTCCAGCGAGGGATGAACCACCATCCATGCCCGCCGGAAGCTGCGGCATTAGTACTTGTTACATTGGACACAAGTACACTTTCCATCTTGGGGGCGCTGGGAAATTGGCGGGAGCGCTCCAGGCCGGGGGGGccagggggggaggggactgaggaaaaaaaaaaaaagatagCCAATGGGGAAAAAatgaaaaatgaaaaaagaaTCTATGCGCTAGGCCTCATTAGGTGGCCAAAGTGTGGAACAGCCCATTTGCAGTACGTACCAGTCGCCAGCAACTGTCCAGAcaggcttcaatgttgtggcTGGAAATTGCAGTGGGCTGAGCCGGGTGCCACAAGCCCTAGGCCCCCCGACAGGGGTTTGGATTGGCTGCAGGTGGTTCAGATCAAACACACCAGACTGGACACTCGTAGCCCAAGTCCCCAAATGCTGAGTGAATCGATATTTGGAGCTGCAGCTCAAGGTCCAGATGCCCCTGCCGTCCCTTGTGTGGTTGGCTGGAAGACGAGAGCCAACGGAAGCGAGGCCGACACGTGCAGACACCCAAAGCCACTTGATCGAGTGGGGCGGCTCGGAGTTCTCGCAATGTGCGGCTGTCCGTGTCGAGATGTCGGCACCGAGGAACCACGAGCACATGGACATACATAGTTGGGCACGCGACCGAAGCGTCTTGGATATCAGACTGTCGCTGGCGATTAGCAGAGTCGATATCCAACACCGGCGGAGCTGCGGCGTCCGCGCCAGTGCCGGATACTCCGTAGGGCGAAACGGAAAGTGCGATGCGGCTCGCCAGCAAATGCCTATGATCCACGTCTGCGGCACCGCCTAACATCGTCGTGGTCTCCCGTTTGTCTGCAATGTCGTCATGAGCTGGCAGGTTCGCTTTTGCTCCTCCATCCTCGACCGCCAAAAACAGCGTAGATCAAACCTTGACTAGTGCGTCCTCGCTGCGCTTGGTGAGCATTACGGAGCAATGCGCTTACGCTGCTCTTACGCTCAGCCCTGGACCTTTACGCGGCCAAacgtcatgtctggtcggATGCTGGACCCTGCCCAGGTGCTTTTCTCGCCATGGCGCTCCAACAACACGCTGTCATCGGCAAGACGAATGTCAAGTGCAGTGCCAGTATCTATTGATGCCAGCATGTCGGCCGAGTCGTGTGATGAGACGTACGGAGCAGGCCGTCACAATATCGAGCATTTTGTCGGCAAGATGGATGGCACCCCTCCGCCACCAGGCCCTCCATCAAGCGCTCTACATGCTGTATGCTCTCTTGGCCGGCCCTGCAACACCGATTCTTCATGCCAGGAGCAGGCGGTCATCCACCCTGACGGTCGGCAACGGAGGTTGGCAAATGCCGGCACGTCATAACGGATGCGTGCGCGAGGGCCGTCGTCAGGCTACATGCGGCACACTGCCGGCAGATGCGATGGCCAATACGTACACTTGGAGCCCGACGAAGAGTTGTCACATTTTGTGGACtggactacggagtaccttgactgtacggagtaaatggCACCACTTGGAGCCAACTGGCGGTAAGACATGATCGATATTGGGAGACATTACGTCGCCaatccaagttggccaacCAGTATTGTCCAGCTGCATCGATCCCGCATGCCACAAAGTCTCGAGCGTGCCATTGAAGAGAGGGGGAAATGCGAGGCAGATGCGACTGATGCAGTAGTACTAAGGGCGAAGCGCAGAAGTGGTGGAACAACTCAGATGGCATTATATTGAGACATGTTCTGAATATGCCAAGCGCAGAGAAGAAGCGCTTGGGACCAGATGACGTTCGACTACACGGTACTCCTCCGTACGGAGTTCAAGAAGATTAGACAGAATCGCCAACTTGGTGGCAGGTCAGTTGCGGTGTGAGACAGACTAGATCTGGTGCGAGCCGAGGAATGCGAACCACCGCGCAAAAACCTAGTGGCCCATCCCGAGCTATCCGACCATCATACACTCCGGATATGATACgggactactccgtactccgtgcggAGATGATGCTGTACAACAAATCGATTCTTGGCACAAGCCTCCATAGGAAACAGCCACGAGGCGAGCAGTCACGATAACCATTGGACGGTTGGAGCTGCTGTGTGTCGAGCTTCCacaagtacgtactccgtaacccCCTTCTGACTCCCCGGGCGGCAGAGCCGGAGCAGCAATTAGATTGATGGGGTTCCGTCATCATCAGGAGCTCGCAAGCATTGGGGGGCAATTAATCAATGGCCTGCTGGCATTGCCGTCAGCTACCATCAGCAAGCGAGGCAGCCCACCAGGTTCGGACCCTGTTGTCGGAAACAATCTAGATCCACTGACTGGGCCTTGGTATCCAAAACTAGATCTCATACAACATTGTCAGCACACCTGGAGGCCTGGCTCATGAGCATGTCGAGATGTATGGATGGATGGTTCTCATTTCATCAGGCGGCTCAGTGGCACCGGGCATCACCATCACGCCCCCTGGCTGAGTTTACCACGGAAGTGACAGCGCTGAGCCAATTTGAaatactacctaggtagtcaagACAGTCATGTCAATTGGGCTTCAGAGCACGAGACTGTCGCATGTGTAGCATGACGACCCCTGCGAGGGCAATTTCCCCATGGTTGATGACAAGGCTGTTTTCATGGTCTGGGCGGCGCGCGGTCGCGGGACAGCCTCCAGACAGCCAAAGTCTTACGCAAGCTGAAAGACGGGCTTAATTGATTTCCATGGCTAatctccaaaaaaaaagaatgccCTATTTATCGAGCAAATCCAACCAACGGGGACCGGAAGCACGGTCCAGAGATGCTTGAAGATCAACAGCACACCTTTTTCATTGCATGTCGACCAACCCAACAAGAGTACATAGCATCAAGAGTACTATACTTGTAGCATCGCACGACGACGATAAAAATGCGAAAAAGGAGTCCTGAGGGCGGGGACCAGCGTGTGCGCGTTGGAACCACTCGGTACGCCAAGGCGATTCTTCATGATGGTACGTACGACGGCAGGACGGAGACCAATGGTGGCTTCTGGTAGCGCGAGTAGATTTTCGAGAGGTGCACCGAGAGGGTTCGTGCTGGCAAAACGGATGACGACATGCAAGCCGCAGGACCAGCCCACAACCTtcacggaacattgaatactcGAAGGTAGTACGGCTGGCGGTCTGCATGCCACTGGCTGATGCATGTGGTCTCTTGGCTGGGAGTTTCGAGGCCTGGAGGCCAACCGGAGGGGGCCTGAGCCTCGACATGCCTTTGCCTGGGTGTCTCCCATGCTGAGCATCAGACGCATGAGGAATTCGCGGGCTggcaccaccagccaccTGTGGCCTTGGCGTTCAAGGGAGCACACACAAGCTCAAacagctcaagtgctctctCTAGACTGATGTTGGCGGTACTGGTACATGCCGCCTTTGTACCTCGTCCTCTCTCGCAACTCACATGAACAGTCGCCGccaaccgccgccaccgcgaTGCACAAACAGAAGGCCAAAGAAGCTTGAAACGATACCCCGCCCaggcgtatgtatgtatgtatgtactaccTAAAGTAGGTACATATGCAATCCAGAAACAACTGGCCTGCAAAAGTGAAGGGCTCTCTGGCCGGGGGGTCATACGATTGAATGCGCCGAGGACATTTGACAGCGCTTGCGCAGTGGCAGATGGAAAGGCCCATGATGCTAAAAATGGTGGAATCGCCTTGCAATCCAGCGGCGTGGCCCAACCTTGTTGCATGGAGTGGAATGGGGATGTCGTTTCGGCACGGAACAGTTTGACAGGCGTTGTCGATCGTAGATCAACACGCGTATTCATGTTAATATGTATACTCGACTGTCTGCCACACGTCCAATACACAATGAGTCTTGGCATCGCCTTCAAAGTGGGTTAGCTGTTGGTTCCATCACGTCAGCCCAGGCGAGTCGGGCAGAGAAGCAATTTCCCACGACTCCATCCCTTTGTCAGCTAGCACTGCAGAGTAGTATCTGGTATTATTGTCCACCAACATACGGAGCAGTTGGGGTACTTGTCAAGCCGTGTCATGTCCGATGCCTGTTTTGGGTCTTTGTTAGAAGAGGCGATGACGATTGGCAATTTGACTGGGGAAGAGGCGAAGAATTAATCGTTACAAAGTACGCATGCCTTCTTTTCTGTGTAATTTTTAGAATACCGGCTACATGTGGGTAGCTGGCACTGGGAAGCTCTGCATGGCTAAAGTTTGTGGAAAATAGGGCGACAGTGTCAGCCTTGGTCACTTCTGCCGGTCATTACAACCCAAACCAGATTTTGGGTCTAGGCGGGGCCAAGAGTAATGTAGTAGTAATTGAATTGAATAAATCGCACTCTGTACATAAATTCGATACACTACTACGGAGTGCGGAGCACACAGATGTATGGAGAAGTCATATCGAACGGACATTGTATTTCAACAAATCCACCCGCAGCACGCGCAAAAGAACCGACGTCACCGATCCCAGGCACCTTGGCCGTCTACTGGTCTTGCATAATTCTCCTAGTTTGCGCATCCACCCAGCCCAGGCGGCGAGGAATCCAAGTGCCGGTAGAAAGgtttgcaaaaaaaaaaaaaaagagggctCGTCACCGACAGAAACTCTTCCGTCCGCAATGCTGCTCGGCGAACCAATATCGGATCGGGCCCGACAAGAAGCTCCATTGAGCACAGGAGAAGCGGCTGCTTGATCAAGTCAAGACACACGGGCAGATGGGCCATTCTAGACACGCAAACATGCATTTGATGCATAATATGAACCCGTAGCCCCCTTCTGTAATTACCCGCCACGGCCGTGAACACCCAAATATAGCGGCCCCCCCCCCTGGTGAACCATTATTTCCGACATTGTTTCTCGGTGAGCAGGGGCGGCCTTGCGGTACTGTCAATTGTTTGGGCGGCTCCCTTGCTCCTTTCATCATGTGGAGATGAAGGCCGACGTCTTTTTTTATCCATGCACCTTTTTGATGTGTGTGTgtagcatgtatgtacgtagtTGTGCGGAGTGCGACTATTCGCAAGATGTGATTTCGGAACAGTCGCTTTACATACTATTTCTATTTCTTTTGCTGCGGGAAGCAGAAACTATCAatgtctgtctgtctgcaTGCCAAGACCTGCGTCGGTAACCCGattcagcaccagcaccagcaccagcaccagcaccagcactgCCAGGCCCGTCCTGTGTGCCGGTTCCACGGCCGCATTTGCCAACGGCAAGCTGCGCATTTTTGTTATTGCTACTAGTACTGTTGATTTTCAATTTATTGCTTTTTTTCGTAGCTTCTTCGTCTTGTCGTGCTGCCTGGTACGTATGTATTCCGAAGCCCGCACGGGGCACGGACGCTCGCAATCTGCCCTGCCTAAAAGTACTTAAAGCAAGGAACAAGACGCATTTCATGTCACTGGTATGGAGTACTATTTTGATGAATTTGACATTGATGCTcggcaggccatggccagatgCTGGCATGGTTGGCTCCCCCCCGTCACCCCGTCACCCTTGTTCCGAGATGCAAGGCACAGAGCGCCACATGCGGCATGTTTCGTCGGGATGCATGGCTGATTTTCTTTTCGGCATTGTGGGAAGGATTTCGTTTCGTGTGACAGTGGCGAGGGGGGGTTGATGCGGAGGGCGAGTTTCATGCTTGTTCAGGCCTGTTGGGTTGGTTGCACGGGTGTTCGAGTGTGCCCTTGCTCGCGGGCCAAACATGGAGGAGCTGCTTTTcacgattttttttttttttttttggtttaaGATTACACGTACGGAGCGTGCCTTGGTTCCTGTGCTGCGTTTTGTTCTTGGCAAGCTCGGTCGCTTCTTTTCCCGAGGGGTGATGTGCTGCCGGGCCATGGATGTTTTTGTAGCTGCCGGCGCCTTTTGAACTCTACATGTAGATAAATATGTAGGTGCTGGTGGTTACTCTCTTGGATGCTGTCGTCCTGCTTCCGTCAGCTCTTGTCCATCGCTACGTCGCGCATGTACGTTTCATGTCGATAGTGTTGGGTGTTGAATCGCACAGAGCTGCTGTTTGAACAAGTCGATTCCATCATATGTATACCCACTTCAATACTAGATGTGTTGTTGAGGAGGCAACATCACATTCAATATCCAATAGCAACCACGAG from Metarhizium brunneum chromosome 2, complete sequence includes these protein-coding regions:
- the aur1 gene encoding Inositol phosphorylceramide synthase catalytic subunit aur1; amino-acid sequence: MKDLPGSVPGKPVLPSLWTENLTIAFLNRLPNRYHVGRRRARSKSKTMHPGAEDITVLRTSFNFWDGLRDLQRHRWRASDLQYIFLIGLTLFSLWIAPPAPALKFFALVAVSWIFLMPATRQFFLPAVTIWVWLVYFFCSRFIPYDYRPHIWVRVLPALENVLYGANLSNILSAHKHAILDILAWLPYGIIHFGAPAVCSLLMFIFAAPGTTPVFARTFGWMSILGVTIQLMFPCTPPWYENEHGLVPAMYGMEGSPAGLARVDKIFNIDLYTTNFTNAPLPFGAFPSLHGGYAVLEALFMSHCFPQFRMFFIGYVGWIWWSTMYLSHHYAIDLVGGGLIAVGFFYSVRARYLPQRQADKITRWEYEFVEIGDRHRLADEEYGHEYFGLGLLEQRRENSSDGWTLGGSSSCSSSSGTLSPTISEDTVPGMMVMDISSNGQIWDGNAPPRDVELSEVVVVRQN